Proteins from one Sphingobium herbicidovorans genomic window:
- a CDS encoding flavin reductase family protein, whose translation MADAAPVQSLPVPEPVDVVTGLKGAMRRLPSGVAIVAALGQGKAPVGMAATSITSLTMDPPAVLVCVNQTAGIHAHLSPGCPVSINLLSRHQRDVSAAFGGAVAREARFGVGQWTPDAHGLPILEEAQANLSCTIDSLTPYGTHSIVIARVEGVRLSDAVDPLIFQDGAYL comes from the coding sequence ATGGCTGACGCCGCTCCTGTGCAATCCCTGCCTGTTCCAGAGCCCGTGGACGTCGTGACCGGCCTCAAGGGCGCGATGCGCCGCCTGCCCTCGGGCGTGGCGATCGTTGCCGCGCTTGGGCAAGGCAAGGCGCCGGTCGGCATGGCCGCCACCTCGATCACCTCGCTCACCATGGACCCGCCAGCGGTGCTCGTCTGCGTCAACCAGACAGCGGGCATCCACGCCCATCTCTCGCCCGGCTGCCCGGTCAGCATCAACCTCCTCTCGCGCCACCAGCGCGATGTGTCGGCAGCGTTCGGCGGGGCTGTCGCGCGCGAGGCCCGCTTTGGCGTTGGGCAATGGACCCCCGACGCCCATGGCCTCCCCATCCTTGAGGAGGCGCAGGCGAACCTTAGCTGCACGATCGACAGCCTGACCCCCTATGGCACCCACAGCATCGTCATTGCGAGGGTCGAAGGCGTGCGCCTGTCGGACGCCGTCGATCCCCTCATCTTCCAGGACGGAGCCTATCTGTGA
- a CDS encoding fumarylacetoacetate hydrolase family protein, whose protein sequence is MARHPQLTIDDAYAISLGALERRKADGERVIGKKIGVTSKAVQDMLGVHQPDFGFLTDRMYIEGDIDVAANGLIAPRAEAEIGFILKDSLKGPGVTAEDVIAATESIVPCFEIVDSRIQDWKIGIVDTVADNASCGVYVLGDARVDPRAHDLPNLHVTVTKNGQPLSEGYGHAVQGSPAQAVAWLANTLGAYGVTLDAGDVILSGSLVPLEPAAPGDVFEMQLHGVGGCTARFI, encoded by the coding sequence ATGGCGCGCCATCCGCAGCTTACCATCGATGACGCCTATGCCATCTCGCTTGGCGCGCTCGAACGCCGCAAGGCCGATGGCGAGCGCGTCATCGGCAAGAAGATCGGCGTTACGTCGAAGGCGGTGCAGGACATGCTGGGCGTCCATCAGCCCGACTTCGGCTTCCTCACCGACCGCATGTATATCGAGGGCGACATCGATGTCGCGGCGAACGGCCTCATCGCGCCGCGCGCCGAGGCCGAGATCGGCTTCATCCTGAAAGACAGCCTGAAAGGGCCGGGCGTCACCGCCGAAGACGTCATCGCCGCGACCGAGAGCATCGTCCCCTGTTTCGAGATCGTCGACAGCCGCATCCAGGACTGGAAGATCGGCATCGTCGACACCGTCGCCGACAATGCGTCCTGCGGCGTCTATGTGCTGGGCGACGCGCGCGTCGACCCCAGGGCGCACGACCTCCCCAACCTTCATGTCACCGTCACCAAGAATGGGCAGCCCCTGTCGGAAGGCTATGGCCATGCGGTGCAGGGATCGCCCGCGCAAGCGGTCGCCTGGCTCGCCAACACGCTGGGCGCCTATGGCGTTACCCTGGATGCGGGGGATGTGATATTGTCGGGCAGCCTGGTGCCGCTCGAACCGGCAGCGCCAGGCGACGTGTTCGAGATGCAGCTCCACGGGGTTGGCGGCTGCACCGCGCGCTTTATCTGA